From the genome of Mycoplasma putrefaciens KS1, one region includes:
- a CDS encoding lipoprotein, whose protein sequence is MKKLLTFLGSFSLSAGGVLTVVSCSSAKIFFNPTITDELANKIIAGLKQNNNFNFNNGDIFYKLNFKEIIIEKLNQLISERKYEEIQKDLSIALNTIGFKSKIKSDQVLSNLATLKLFNEYTAKRSDKGNTDQVDLTYSKNFGLNPYELQKDSKNRDSNVYAIYYKQNSGHDWLRWQTTGEFTPENADDSKIDQFQIPELSILTDTKNNYFRIGILESPDDAEYISSTRKVNNNGMDTSSGKKIKWYATNGETHYETNGQNIIRYRFAHYFKKEIQSKLFSNLLGNSYLDSNLYFLRSDNSSAKAKKVILNGTNRLISNTQTDFTQQNSTTSNIKMVWSFSSSEPDKVYKKINEYVNPNGSLKSKKTLKEIYNQLFKNGGKDHLINESKQGNDSFLSISGFNGFVQNDKDSIKSLSGDLKINDSAKKDVSKVSIPSILVNGGSGYESTIQGNRDFLFVLPIYLNDIFSTKNVQMSKSANGSEYILNVLENTWTDISQKYKIDNKYLNEFTSISKIEKNGSDNIDISKRNKWYVKLKDGMKDGKINIIYSNGQKETVQLKKVDQKNYKTLDITQKLADNQKNREIFGSDLKDSFISYDYNLKDYQNLKEKQNDAYEWNQSPKSSADIIDLSTESKQALLDQLKSLTSSIEDVQNAAKTELYSQYLNADQIKYQELFDEISKFVRDDIPSLD, encoded by the coding sequence ATGAAAAAATTATTAACATTTTTAGGAAGCTTCTCTCTGTCTGCGGGAGGTGTTCTAACAGTTGTTTCATGTAGCTCAGCAAAAATTTTTTTTAATCCAACAATCACTGATGAATTAGCTAATAAAATTATTGCTGGTTTAAAACAAAATAATAACTTTAATTTCAATAATGGTGATATATTTTATAAATTAAATTTTAAAGAAATAATAATTGAAAAATTAAACCAATTGATTTCAGAAAGAAAATATGAAGAGATTCAAAAAGACTTAAGTATTGCCTTAAATACTATTGGGTTTAAAAGTAAAATAAAATCAGATCAAGTTTTATCAAACTTAGCAACCTTAAAATTATTTAATGAGTATACAGCAAAAAGATCTGATAAAGGAAATACTGATCAAGTTGACTTAACTTATAGTAAAAACTTTGGATTAAATCCTTATGAACTACAAAAAGATAGTAAAAATAGAGATAGTAATGTCTATGCCATCTACTATAAACAAAATAGTGGTCATGATTGATTAAGATGACAAACAACGGGTGAATTCACTCCTGAAAATGCTGATGATTCAAAGATTGACCAATTTCAAATTCCTGAACTTTCAATTTTAACTGATACAAAAAATAATTATTTTAGAATTGGGATCCTAGAAAGTCCAGATGATGCGGAATATATATCAAGTACACGTAAAGTCAACAATAATGGTATGGACACAAGTTCTGGTAAGAAAATTAAGTGGTATGCGACTAATGGAGAAACTCACTACGAAACAAATGGACAAAATATCATTAGATATAGATTCGCACATTACTTTAAAAAAGAAATTCAATCAAAATTATTTTCTAACTTACTAGGAAACTCGTATTTAGATTCCAACTTATATTTTTTAAGAAGCGATAACTCTAGTGCTAAAGCTAAAAAAGTTATTTTAAATGGAACAAATAGATTAATTAGTAATACTCAAACAGATTTCACCCAACAAAATTCTACAACTTCTAATATTAAAATGGTTTGATCTTTTTCTAGTTCAGAACCAGATAAAGTTTATAAGAAGATTAACGAATATGTGAATCCTAATGGTTCTTTAAAAAGTAAGAAAACCCTAAAAGAAATATATAATCAGTTATTTAAAAATGGTGGGAAAGATCACTTAATAAACGAAAGTAAACAGGGTAACGATTCATTCTTATCAATAAGCGGGTTTAATGGATTTGTTCAAAATGATAAAGATTCAATAAAAAGTTTAAGTGGTGACTTGAAAATTAATGATTCTGCTAAAAAAGACGTCTCGAAAGTTAGCATACCTTCTATATTGGTTAATGGTGGTTCTGGGTATGAATCAACAATACAGGGTAATAGAGATTTCTTATTTGTTTTACCCATATATTTAAATGATATTTTTTCGACAAAAAATGTTCAAATGAGCAAAAGTGCTAATGGATCAGAATATATCTTAAATGTACTAGAAAACACTTGGACAGATATAAGTCAAAAATATAAAATAGATAATAAATATCTTAATGAATTTACTTCAATATCAAAAATAGAAAAAAATGGTAGCGACAATATTGATATTTCTAAGAGAAATAAATGATATGTTAAACTCAAAGATGGAATGAAAGATGGAAAAATCAATATAATATATAGTAATGGACAAAAAGAAACCGTACAACTTAAAAAAGTTGATCAAAAAAATTACAAAACTCTAGATATAACCCAAAAGTTAGCTGACAATCAAAAAAATAGAGAAATTTTTGGAAGTGATCTTAAAGATTCATTTATTAGTTATGATTACAATCTAAAAGATTATCAAAACTTAAAAGAAAAACAAAATGATGCTTATGAATGAAACCAATCACCTAAATCATCAGCTGATATAATTGATTTATCAACTGAAAGTAAACAAGCATTATTAGATCAACTAAAATCACTTACTTCAAGTATTGAAGATGTTCAAAATGCAGCTAAAACAGAATTATACAGTCAATACTTAAACGCAGATCAAATCAAGTACCAAGAACTATTTGATGAAATATCTAAATTTGTGCGTGATGACATACCGTCACTAGATTAA
- a CDS encoding lipoprotein, giving the protein MKKLLALLSATIFTASSAITAVACSSEEKRTDSVIIAGNGDFKITSSSLLDWYKSWNGFSSDNVKFINKLYNLIAVGILDSVAKETLKLPVSTEAQNRGWDDSLNDQIKNLLGTKESNDTSTLYGLANRALKDLKENTHKNKFNDYKKDLEKRFPGVRNNIKDLENAFKSDYILNDSSNSAFVRLKNLLMFNSTVSNSLWRKGIQTVKLEMKTITSEFANAYNNINSLDKLSSKIKDNFEKVGSKEGLSWSDKSITSFTNLVNSVGGVGFGDKKNGEGNENISINYSSPKEVQKRIKEISSGNGSGVKNGQEWIKEILEKITPDAKIGSIAFMNWTKTNNYNNAQLKGPANFINYNNNTPNSWSEIVDQIPSLDNKGELAKDLVSGSFGSITDSQKHSLDKYFASEKPVMVSDLIFTFANSKNKDSIQKELSLKSLIPVSNSGSDLTKELIERFQGIGAVLSEYVKNDEKTKLAGLTKFDTIFRGDVKHIKANLTSEKKVEFSKWTQWDSSNTYHKVNKTGALLTLNESSFSDVAKYSVYDFLTNNNDSNWNWNENEKLDEKMLGQGGLTTTEAKAILEALPEKGGSKEFIRGVIANLVKLFDKINQQKNEEKNEENKMFTVLNKDEGIISYIDGDGLHITKIDGYALIKGNTTIGSEKIDNIEQSKILKIIESLYNSSEGKILVPYLINSMMSTSSDNGENELDWTENEKQRAKAVTNLGININKLNSNIKNNYERFLTNSSLVDNTRTAAFYNTNIINEAAKATETRSDSLASQANWILNFFSKVFGKRDTNDLLLSIMSNKKNSSGENLDLITKILSHQSKREKVYGITTMLAKNQEWIQSIKDNYNNQSKDVTIDKKFIPNYGIDLNSKTNEKTKFEMLLDSEIFNPNNNTKIQDSSEMSISRGDTFRSTREEREE; this is encoded by the coding sequence ATGAAAAAACTTTTAGCACTATTATCAGCAACTATTTTTACAGCTTCAAGTGCAATAACTGCTGTTGCTTGTAGTTCAGAAGAAAAACGTACTGATTCTGTTATTATTGCTGGTAATGGTGATTTTAAGATCACTAGTTCTAGTTTATTAGACTGATACAAATCTTGGAACGGTTTTTCAAGCGATAATGTTAAATTTATTAATAAACTTTACAATCTAATAGCTGTTGGAATTTTAGATAGTGTCGCTAAAGAAACATTAAAACTACCAGTCAGTACTGAGGCTCAAAACCGTGGATGAGATGATAGCTTAAACGACCAGATTAAGAACCTCTTAGGAACTAAAGAAAGTAATGATACTTCTACTTTATATGGTCTAGCAAACAGAGCTTTAAAAGATTTAAAAGAAAATACTCATAAAAATAAGTTCAATGATTATAAAAAAGATTTAGAAAAAAGATTTCCTGGAGTTAGAAACAACATCAAGGATTTAGAAAATGCTTTTAAATCTGATTATATTTTAAACGACTCATCAAATAGTGCGTTTGTTAGATTAAAAAACTTGTTAATGTTTAACTCAACAGTGTCAAATTCTTTATGAAGAAAAGGAATCCAAACTGTTAAGTTAGAAATGAAAACCATTACTTCTGAATTTGCTAATGCATATAATAATATAAATTCCTTAGATAAGCTATCTAGTAAAATAAAAGATAACTTTGAAAAAGTCGGATCAAAAGAAGGGTTATCTTGATCAGACAAATCTATCACCTCATTTACAAACCTAGTCAACTCTGTTGGGGGAGTTGGGTTTGGAGATAAAAAAAATGGTGAAGGTAATGAAAATATTTCAATAAATTATAGTTCACCAAAGGAAGTGCAAAAAAGAATTAAAGAAATATCTAGTGGCAACGGTAGTGGTGTTAAAAATGGCCAAGAATGGATTAAAGAAATATTAGAAAAAATTACTCCAGATGCAAAAATTGGTTCGATTGCTTTTATGAATTGAACTAAAACAAATAATTATAATAATGCTCAATTAAAAGGTCCTGCAAATTTTATAAATTATAATAACAATACCCCCAATTCCTGATCTGAAATAGTAGATCAAATTCCTTCTTTAGACAATAAGGGAGAGCTCGCAAAAGATCTTGTTTCAGGATCATTCGGATCAATAACCGATTCACAAAAACACTCTCTTGATAAGTATTTTGCATCAGAAAAACCAGTGATGGTTTCTGATCTAATTTTTACATTTGCAAATTCGAAGAACAAAGATAGCATACAAAAAGAATTATCATTAAAATCTTTAATTCCTGTGTCAAATTCAGGAAGCGATTTAACAAAAGAACTAATTGAAAGATTCCAAGGAATTGGAGCTGTTTTAAGTGAGTATGTTAAAAATGATGAAAAAACTAAGCTTGCTGGATTAACAAAATTTGATACGATTTTTAGGGGAGATGTCAAGCACATAAAAGCCAACTTAACAAGCGAAAAAAAAGTTGAGTTTTCAAAATGGACTCAATGAGATTCATCTAACACCTACCATAAAGTTAACAAAACTGGTGCGTTATTAACTCTTAACGAATCATCATTTTCAGATGTAGCTAAATATTCAGTTTATGATTTTTTAACAAATAACAATGATAGTAATTGAAATTGAAACGAAAATGAAAAACTAGACGAAAAAATGCTAGGGCAAGGTGGTTTAACCACAACGGAAGCAAAAGCTATTTTAGAAGCTCTGCCAGAAAAGGGTGGATCAAAGGAATTTATAAGGGGTGTTATAGCAAACTTAGTTAAACTATTTGATAAAATAAATCAGCAAAAAAATGAAGAAAAAAATGAAGAAAATAAAATGTTCACTGTGCTGAATAAAGATGAAGGAATAATTTCATACATAGATGGTGATGGTCTTCATATTACAAAAATTGATGGTTATGCTTTGATAAAAGGTAATACTACTATTGGTAGTGAAAAAATTGATAATATTGAACAATCCAAAATTCTTAAGATAATAGAATCACTATATAATTCATCAGAAGGTAAAATATTAGTTCCCTATTTAATAAATTCAATGATGAGTACTTCCAGTGATAATGGTGAAAACGAATTAGATTGAACAGAAAATGAAAAACAAAGAGCAAAAGCAGTAACTAATTTAGGGATTAACATTAATAAACTGAATTCTAATATAAAAAATAATTATGAAAGATTTTTAACAAACTCTTCTCTGGTTGATAACACAAGAACTGCAGCATTCTATAACACCAATATTATAAATGAGGCTGCTAAAGCAACTGAAACAAGGTCGGATTCACTAGCTTCTCAAGCAAATTGAATTCTTAACTTTTTTTCTAAAGTTTTTGGGAAAAGGGATACAAATGATTTACTTTTATCCATTATGTCGAATAAAAAAAATAGTAGTGGTGAAAATTTGGATTTGATAACAAAAATATTATCACACCAATCTAAGCGAGAGAAAGTTTATGGTATTACTACAATGCTTGCAAAGAACCAGGAATGAATCCAAAGCATTAAAGATAACTATAATAACCAATCTAAAGATGTGACAATTGATAAAAAATTTATTCCTAATTATGGAATAGATTTAAATTCTAAAACTAATGAAAAAACAAAATTTGAGATGTTGCTTGATTCAGAAATATTTAATCCAAATAATAATACTAAAATTCAAGATAGCTCAGAAATGTCAATTTCAAGAGGAGACACATTCAGATCTACAAGAGAAGAAAGGGAGGAATAA
- a CDS encoding lipoprotein, with protein sequence MKKLLTFLGTLSLSAGGMLTVISCSSVQRFSDPSITDKLAEKVILDLKQNADFNFNNGDIFYKLNFKELITNKLNQLISEKKYEEISKDLSTTLNISEDKERNKSEQVLSNLATLKLFNEYTAKRSDKGNTDQVDLTYTKNFGLNPYELQKDKNGKDKNVYAIYYKVKEKEKEKWLRWQTTGEFTPENTESSKVDPFQIPDLSLLTDSEDNFKIGILQKPNDPNYISNTNSVMENGMSENNNAVVDWYKVNRVPFKTNGENIVKYRFAYYFKTEIQFKLFSNLLGSSYLDSNLYFSRIDNSSASDKKIILNATNRLISNVQTNFTQQNSSISNIKMVWAFSSSEPNEIFKDIQKFINSSGSINKQKTLKEIYKEIKKPNDSKQGNDPFLSMGGFNGFVQNDKDSIKSLSGDLKINDSAKKEIAKVTEPSILTNSGSGYESTIKGNKDFIFVLPIYLNDIFSTKNIQLSKMDGMKQKYKLNVLENTWTDMSQKYRFDDKYFDDDISVTKIEDSTSSVDIMHKNNKSYIKLKSGKKDADIRVTYNNKTIISVKLNKIEQKDYKTLDITQKLANNQKNKEFIEKNHKDSSISYDYNLKDYKSLKEKQNDAYDWNQSFKSSADILDLSTESKQALLDQLKSLTSSIEDVQNAAKTELYSQYLNADEIKYKELFDEISKFVRDDIPSLD encoded by the coding sequence ATGAAAAAATTATTAACATTTTTAGGAACCCTATCTCTATCTGCTGGAGGTATGCTAACAGTTATTTCATGTAGTTCAGTACAAAGATTTTCTGATCCATCAATCACAGATAAACTTGCAGAAAAAGTTATTCTAGATTTAAAGCAAAATGCTGATTTTAACTTTAACAATGGTGATATATTTTATAAACTAAATTTTAAGGAATTAATAACAAACAAATTAAATCAATTGATTTCAGAAAAAAAATATGAAGAAATATCAAAGGATTTAAGCACTACTTTGAATATTAGTGAAGATAAAGAAAGAAATAAATCTGAACAAGTTTTATCTAATTTAGCTACCTTAAAATTATTTAATGAATATACAGCAAAAAGATCTGATAAAGGAAATACTGATCAAGTTGACTTGACTTACACAAAAAATTTTGGATTAAATCCTTATGAGTTACAAAAAGATAAAAATGGAAAAGATAAAAATGTTTATGCCATTTATTATAAAGTTAAGGAAAAAGAAAAAGAAAAATGGCTAAGATGACAAACAACTGGTGAATTTACTCCTGAAAATACTGAAAGTTCAAAAGTTGATCCGTTTCAAATTCCTGATCTTTCGTTACTAACTGATTCTGAAGATAATTTTAAAATTGGGATCTTACAAAAACCAAACGATCCAAATTACATATCAAATACAAATAGTGTTATGGAAAATGGCATGAGTGAAAATAATAATGCAGTTGTTGACTGATATAAAGTTAATAGAGTTCCTTTCAAGACAAATGGTGAAAATATTGTTAAATATCGATTTGCCTACTATTTTAAAACAGAAATTCAATTTAAACTATTTTCTAATTTACTAGGAAGCTCATATCTTGACTCAAATCTATATTTTTCGAGAATTGATAATTCTAGCGCTTCAGATAAAAAAATTATTTTAAATGCAACAAATAGGTTAATTAGCAACGTTCAAACAAATTTTACACAACAAAATTCTTCAATTTCTAATATTAAAATGGTTTGGGCATTTTCTAGTTCAGAACCAAATGAAATTTTTAAAGATATTCAAAAATTTATAAATTCCAGCGGTTCAATAAATAAACAAAAGACTCTTAAGGAAATTTACAAAGAAATTAAAAAACCAAACGATAGTAAACAAGGTAATGATCCATTCTTATCAATGGGTGGTTTTAATGGTTTTGTTCAAAATGATAAAGATTCTATAAAAAGTCTAAGTGGTGATCTAAAAATCAATGACTCAGCCAAAAAAGAGATCGCAAAAGTTACAGAGCCTTCAATATTGACTAATAGCGGTTCTGGTTATGAATCAACAATAAAAGGTAACAAAGATTTTATCTTTGTTTTACCCATTTATTTAAACGATATATTTTCAACAAAAAACATTCAACTTTCTAAGATGGATGGAATGAAACAAAAGTATAAGTTAAATGTGCTAGAAAATACTTGAACAGATATGAGTCAAAAATATAGATTTGATGATAAATATTTTGATGATGATATTTCAGTGACAAAAATAGAAGATTCTACTTCTTCTGTAGATATTATGCACAAGAACAATAAATCATATATTAAATTAAAGTCTGGCAAGAAAGATGCAGATATTCGAGTTACTTATAACAATAAAACAATCATATCTGTCAAACTTAACAAAATTGAACAAAAAGATTACAAAACATTGGACATAACTCAAAAATTAGCAAATAACCAAAAAAATAAAGAGTTTATAGAAAAAAATCATAAAGATTCATCTATTAGTTATGACTATAATTTAAAAGATTATAAAAGTCTAAAAGAAAAACAAAATGATGCTTACGATTGGAATCAATCGTTTAAATCATCAGCTGATATTCTAGATCTGTCAACTGAAAGTAAACAAGCACTATTAGACCAACTAAAATCACTTACTTCAAGTATTGAAGATGTTCAAAATGCAGCTAAAACAGAATTATATAGTCAATACTTAAATGCAGATGAAATTAAGTATAAAGAACTATTTGATGAAATATCTAAATTTGTACGTGATGACATACCATCACTAGATTAG
- a CDS encoding aminotransferase class V-fold PLP-dependent enzyme — MDKFINIREQFPVLKNNPKMIYFDNGATTLKHQSVIQAELDFLNYISANPHSSDYQTGFQAVEILNQTRSLTREFINAKKDQEIIFTSGATHALNQIAKGLAHLIQPDDEILITSLEHSANLLPWIEVANKTKAVVKPLFLTDHFSIDLDKLELLINSKTRVVSFAHISNTTGYVNDVKKIVQKIRSLNSNTIIVVDAAQSAAHAKIDVQDWDVDFIAIAAHKMYGPFGIGVLYGKYHLLDQLEPLLSGGGMSLEIEHDLINYQLAELPRRLEAGTPNISAIAAFKKTLEFLNDLGIENIASYEHYLKSYLIKQIKSNDLEKYVTFYNINNQSPLLIFNVKNINPQDIAHFLDSKYNIATRAGAHCARRLVDVIDTKLTVRVTFAVYNTTTEIDQLISALKNADKFLDALF; from the coding sequence ATGGATAAGTTTATAAACATCAGAGAGCAATTTCCAGTTTTAAAAAACAACCCTAAAATGATTTATTTTGATAATGGAGCAACAACATTAAAACATCAAAGTGTGATTCAAGCTGAATTAGATTTTTTAAATTATATTAGTGCTAATCCACATTCTAGTGATTATCAAACCGGATTTCAAGCAGTTGAGATTTTAAACCAAACTAGAAGTTTGACTAGAGAATTTATTAATGCTAAAAAAGATCAAGAAATTATTTTTACAAGTGGAGCTACTCATGCATTAAACCAAATTGCTAAAGGTCTAGCTCATTTAATTCAACCAGATGATGAAATTTTAATCACTAGTTTAGAACATTCAGCAAACTTATTGCCTTGAATTGAAGTTGCAAATAAAACTAAAGCAGTTGTTAAACCGTTATTTTTAACTGATCACTTTAGTATTGATCTAGATAAGTTAGAGTTATTAATTAATTCAAAAACTAGAGTTGTTAGTTTTGCTCATATTTCTAATACCACAGGTTATGTTAATGATGTTAAAAAGATTGTTCAAAAAATTAGAAGCTTAAATTCAAATACTATTATTGTAGTTGACGCTGCTCAATCAGCTGCGCACGCTAAAATTGATGTGCAAGACTGAGATGTTGATTTTATTGCAATTGCTGCTCATAAAATGTATGGGCCTTTTGGAATTGGAGTTTTATATGGTAAATACCATTTACTAGATCAGCTTGAACCACTTTTATCTGGTGGAGGGATGAGTTTAGAAATTGAACATGATCTTATTAATTATCAGTTAGCTGAACTACCTAGACGTTTAGAAGCAGGAACACCAAACATTTCTGCAATTGCTGCTTTTAAAAAAACTCTTGAGTTTTTAAATGATTTAGGTATTGAAAATATCGCTAGTTATGAACATTATTTAAAAAGTTATTTAATCAAACAAATTAAGTCAAATGATTTAGAAAAGTATGTTACTTTTTATAATATTAATAACCAATCACCATTATTAATTTTTAATGTGAAAAACATTAATCCACAAGATATTGCACATTTTTTAGATTCAAAATATAATATCGCTACTCGCGCTGGAGCACATTGTGCTAGAAGACTAGTTGATGTGATTGATACTAAACTAACAGTTAGAGTGACTTTTGCAGTTTATAACACTACTACTGAAATTGATCAATTAATCAGTGCATTAAAAAATGCTGATAAGTTCTTAGATGCTTTATTTTAA
- a CDS encoding iron-sulfur cluster assembly scaffold protein: MIDINNDLLLRKILMKHFLTPDHKTANFDTNLAIKHLKSNTCADQLTIQVEIVNKIIKLIKFDGSACVVATSSTDILIDQLINKTIKQAKELLFKYQEFLNSGKLPADFDLDQLVVFKNLYKQKNRIGCASLMIEPLLELFFEYEQN, encoded by the coding sequence ATGATAGATATAAACAATGATCTTTTATTAAGAAAAATTTTAATGAAACACTTTTTAACTCCAGATCATAAAACTGCAAACTTTGATACTAATCTAGCTATTAAACACTTAAAATCTAATACTTGTGCTGATCAGTTAACAATTCAAGTTGAAATAGTTAATAAGATAATTAAATTAATTAAATTTGATGGTAGTGCTTGTGTTGTTGCGACTAGTTCAACTGATATACTAATTGATCAACTAATCAATAAAACTATTAAACAAGCTAAAGAACTACTTTTTAAATACCAAGAGTTTCTTAATTCTGGAAAGTTACCTGCTGATTTTGATCTAGATCAATTAGTTGTTTTTAAAAATCTTTATAAACAAAAAAACCGTATTGGTTGTGCAAGTTTGATGATTGAACCATTACTAGAACTATTTTTTGAATATGAACAAAACTAA
- a CDS encoding 5-formyltetrahydrofolate cyclo-ligase yields MNKTNLRKLLLLKRQNFSNTYIETSSLMITNKVIEFVSKSQFQEICLFLSTKYEVQTKLIIDWCWQNNIKVYVPKVLNDHEMVMIRYLATNHTSLNRFKIYEPINQQLADLTTIDCVFTPLVGFDTSLNRIGMGKGFYDRFFSLNNLNNFNYLKVGLAFNQQFVDHQITTDSYDVKLDLIITETKIYS; encoded by the coding sequence ATGAACAAAACTAATTTAAGAAAACTTTTGTTATTAAAAAGACAAAATTTTTCTAATACTTATATAGAGACTAGTAGTTTAATGATTACAAATAAAGTGATTGAATTTGTTAGTAAGTCTCAATTTCAAGAAATCTGTCTTTTTTTATCTACTAAATATGAAGTGCAAACCAAACTAATTATTGATTGGTGTTGACAAAATAATATTAAAGTTTATGTACCTAAAGTTTTAAATGATCATGAGATGGTGATGATCAGATATTTAGCTACTAACCACACTAGTTTAAATAGGTTTAAAATTTATGAACCGATTAATCAACAACTAGCTGATTTAACTACTATTGATTGTGTTTTTACTCCATTGGTAGGATTTGATACTAGTTTAAATCGAATTGGCATGGGTAAAGGGTTTTATGACAGGTTTTTTAGTTTAAATAATTTAAATAACTTTAATTATTTAAAAGTTGGTTTAGCTTTTAATCAACAATTTGTTGATCATCAAATTACTACAGATAGTTATGATGTTAAACTAGATTTGATCATAACTGAAACCAAAATTTATAGTTAA
- a CDS encoding glucose-6-phosphate isomerase produces MIKINLENIGVDFDKIVDEAKIKKVHELIVNKQGKGSDFLGWLDWPENYDQAEYQQMKQTAKKLREQIDVLLVIGIGGSYLGMRAADEMIRGLKHQDKVEIVYAGHTMSSTYTAQLVDYLKNKKFGICVISKSGTTTEPAIAFRIFEQQLIDKLGFDKAKELIVAITDKNKGALKQLANQKGYQTFVIPDDIGGRFSVLTPVGIFGLLVAGINTDNIFQGARKAKQELTSGDSSNAAYKYAFIRNYLYNQGYRIEALVSYESQLQMLTEWWKQLFGESEGKDNQGLYPSSMIFSTDLHSLGQWVQQGPRNLMFETIIKINTPTSDLTIKSDDDNYDGLNYLTKKSLHEINQTALQGVVQAHAVTGKMPNIILEFDKMNDQQFGYLVYFFELAVAASGYLLDVNPFDQPGVEVYKYNMFKLLNKPGAK; encoded by the coding sequence ATGATTAAAATAAATTTAGAAAATATCGGTGTGGATTTTGACAAAATTGTTGATGAAGCAAAAATCAAAAAAGTTCATGAACTAATTGTTAACAAACAAGGAAAAGGTAGTGATTTTTTGGGTTGATTAGATTGGCCTGAAAATTATGATCAAGCTGAATATCAGCAAATGAAACAAACTGCTAAAAAATTACGTGAGCAAATTGATGTTTTACTAGTAATTGGAATTGGTGGATCTTATCTAGGAATGCGTGCTGCTGATGAGATGATTCGTGGTTTAAAACACCAAGATAAAGTTGAAATTGTTTATGCAGGTCATACTATGAGTTCAACATACACAGCTCAGCTAGTTGACTATTTAAAGAATAAAAAGTTTGGTATTTGTGTCATTTCTAAATCAGGTACAACTACCGAACCAGCAATTGCTTTTAGAATTTTTGAACAACAACTAATCGATAAACTTGGATTCGACAAAGCAAAAGAACTAATTGTTGCTATTACTGATAAAAATAAGGGTGCTTTAAAACAGTTAGCTAATCAAAAAGGTTATCAAACTTTTGTTATTCCAGATGATATTGGGGGAAGATTTTCAGTTTTAACTCCTGTGGGAATTTTTGGATTACTTGTAGCTGGAATTAACACTGATAATATTTTTCAAGGAGCTAGAAAAGCTAAACAAGAACTAACTAGTGGTGATTCATCAAATGCTGCTTATAAATATGCTTTTATTAGAAATTATTTATATAACCAAGGTTATCGAATCGAAGCATTAGTTAGTTATGAATCACAATTACAAATGTTAACTGAATGATGAAAACAATTATTTGGCGAATCAGAAGGAAAAGATAATCAAGGACTATATCCAAGTTCAATGATCTTTTCGACTGATCTACATTCGTTAGGACAATGAGTTCAACAAGGACCTAGAAACTTAATGTTTGAAACAATTATTAAAATTAATACTCCAACTAGTGATTTAACAATCAAATCTGATGATGATAATTATGATGGGCTAAACTATTTAACCAAAAAAAGCTTACATGAAATTAATCAAACAGCACTTCAAGGTGTGGTGCAAGCTCATGCTGTTACTGGTAAAATGCCAAACATCATTTTAGAGTTTGACAAAATGAACGATCAGCAATTTGGATATCTAGTATACTTTTTTGAATTAGCAGTTGCTGCTAGTGGTTATTTATTAGATGTAAATCCATTTGATCAACCAGGTGTTGAAGTTTATAAATATAATATGTTTAAACTATTAAATAAGCCAGGGGCTAAATAA
- a CDS encoding dUTP diphosphatase, with protein MNHNNILKWLSEKQIQLDCYIASKKGFLVDQEILNKKIVAFLVELGEYANEERSFKYWSNKSQAELAIQLDEYIDCLHFLISIGNQINYDFDHFNYQSLNFNNNLDAYFRIVNKLADFINNQTNDNYYQLLNSFLNISEVKNYTQEMIVNAYKIKNEVNFKRQDNNY; from the coding sequence ATGAATCACAATAATATCTTAAAGTGATTAAGTGAAAAACAAATTCAACTAGATTGTTATATTGCTAGTAAAAAAGGCTTTCTAGTTGATCAAGAAATTTTAAATAAAAAGATTGTTGCTTTTTTAGTTGAATTAGGCGAATATGCTAACGAAGAAAGAAGTTTTAAATACTGATCTAATAAAAGTCAAGCAGAATTAGCTATTCAACTTGATGAATATATAGATTGTCTTCATTTTTTAATCAGCATTGGAAATCAGATTAATTATGATTTTGATCACTTTAACTATCAAAGTTTAAACTTTAACAACAATCTTGATGCTTATTTTAGAATTGTAAACAAATTAGCTGATTTTATTAATAATCAAACAAATGACAATTATTATCAATTATTAAATTCATTTTTAAATATTTCTGAAGTTAAAAATTATACTCAAGAAATGATTGTTAATGCATATAAAATTAAAAATGAAGTTAATTTTAAAAGACAAGATAATAATTATTAA